The proteins below are encoded in one region of Streptomyces spinoverrucosus:
- a CDS encoding tannase/feruloyl esterase family alpha/beta hydrolase has protein sequence MRPSPGVPLLTAALLAAALTGPTPAAAEGIGAAHCARQDRVRVPGAAFQQTVCLDDLTTAGLAGTPHTDLTDQAGLTAQATRTPSGVPGVQIDGYFPDSSRSNATHGWRHDAQFVIRLPDRWNGGLVVTGAPGTRRQYATDKAISDRVLAQGYAYAATDKGNTGADFYRDGDRPGDAVAEWNARTTQLTRAARKVVAQRYGHAPRRTYMTGISNGGYLTRWQLENHPELYDGGVDWEGALWTADGPNLLTSLPTAVARTYGSASDEDMYAVGFARGSEFLWPYHEKAYWGVTQKTYRAEFDPAYDPDCPGPSAGTTPEEILAPCGSDATYDYASRPASVHRAVARVALTGRIGKPLITLHGDMDTLLPKAADSDVYARMVDARGRGPLHRYYTVQGGTHVDGLYDTHPDRLRPILPCYRSAFDALVAWVERGTRPPADRTVDRPAGGDVVDSCALDGGAAPVR, from the coding sequence ATGCGTCCGTCCCCCGGCGTCCCCCTGCTCACCGCCGCTCTGCTGGCCGCGGCCCTCACGGGGCCGACCCCGGCCGCCGCCGAGGGAATCGGCGCTGCCCACTGTGCGCGTCAGGACCGCGTGCGGGTGCCGGGCGCGGCGTTCCAGCAGACAGTCTGTCTCGACGATCTGACCACCGCGGGCCTCGCCGGTACGCCCCACACCGACCTGACCGACCAGGCGGGGCTGACGGCCCAGGCCACCCGTACCCCGTCCGGGGTGCCGGGCGTGCAGATCGACGGCTACTTCCCTGACTCGTCGAGGTCCAACGCCACGCACGGCTGGCGGCACGACGCGCAGTTCGTGATCCGGTTGCCGGACCGCTGGAACGGGGGCCTCGTCGTCACCGGGGCACCGGGCACCCGCAGGCAGTACGCGACGGACAAGGCGATCTCCGACCGGGTGCTGGCCCAGGGCTACGCGTACGCCGCGACCGACAAGGGCAACACCGGCGCCGACTTCTACCGCGACGGCGACCGGCCCGGGGACGCGGTCGCCGAGTGGAACGCGCGGACCACCCAGCTCACCCGCGCGGCCCGCAAGGTCGTGGCCCAGCGTTACGGGCACGCCCCGCGCCGCACCTACATGACCGGCATCTCCAACGGCGGTTATCTGACGCGCTGGCAGCTGGAGAACCACCCGGAGTTGTACGACGGCGGGGTGGACTGGGAGGGCGCCCTCTGGACGGCGGACGGCCCGAATCTGCTCACCTCCCTGCCCACGGCGGTGGCGCGGACGTATGGCTCGGCGTCGGACGAGGACATGTACGCCGTGGGCTTCGCGCGTGGCTCGGAGTTCCTGTGGCCGTACCACGAGAAGGCGTACTGGGGTGTCACTCAGAAGACGTATCGCGCGGAGTTCGACCCGGCGTACGACCCCGACTGCCCCGGACCCTCTGCCGGGACCACGCCCGAAGAGATCCTGGCACCCTGCGGGTCCGACGCAACCTACGACTACGCCTCGCGACCGGCCTCGGTCCATCGCGCCGTGGCCCGGGTGGCGCTGACCGGGCGCATCGGCAAGCCCCTGATCACGCTGCACGGGGACATGGACACGCTGCTGCCCAAGGCCGCGGACTCCGACGTGTACGCGCGCATGGTCGACGCTCGGGGGCGAGGGCCGCTGCACCGCTACTACACGGTGCAGGGCGGCACGCATGTCGACGGGCTGTACGACACCCATCCCGACCGGCTGCGGCCGATCCTGCCCTGCTATCGATCGGCCTTCGACGCGCTGGTCGCGTGGGTGGAGCGAGGGACCCGGCCGCCCGCGGACCGGACCGTGGACCGGCCTGCGGGCGGGGATGTGGTCGACTCGTGTGCGCTGGACGGTGGGGCCGCTCCGGTTCGGTAG
- a CDS encoding DEAD/DEAH box helicase encodes MQRIPTATPSQISEPAHCCAVYVPGDPARAGRVAFWRPDGADPPVVNGGTVEELGVVLPGGDGVELVDVRAVLLPVRAALPVLTRARAAHDGHRATVFWGAAAVLGLQFVARGLLLPGLSPGDHDAWRAGPLRAEDIESVRRLAAAMPPEAHAVPLDGTGPLRLPEPERLLRAFLDAVADTLPRSPAASLVTGGPAFAGQEPQHLPEQRAWAADVAAGHDAGVRISLRIEVPGLASAGDDTSLTFRAVLQVHSVNDPSLVADAAEVWAGTDATSRAFGPRARMDALLALRRAARAWPALTPLLSAAVPDVVELADEETTELLGDGSAALAGAGVDVHWPRELARELTARAVVGPADDEKVPAKLSSDAPSFLSADALLAFNWRFALGDQRLTREELDRLAEANRPVVRLRDQWVLIDPQEVRRARGQQDRKLTPLDALGAALTGSTEVDGRRVEVEPTGWLAALRERLADPEAQEPVEQPSALAAELRDYQRRGLSWLARTTSLGLGCCLADDMGLGKTITLIALHLHRQTDASAAGPTLVVCPTSLMGNWQREIEKFAPGTPVRRFHGSRRDLAGVADGEFVLTTYGTMRLDARRLAEVPWGLVVADEAQHVKNPYSATARALRSIGARARVALTGTPVENNLSELWAILDWTTPGLLGRLGTFRTRYAQAVEGGQDPTAAERLTRLVRPFLLRRRKSDPGIAPELPPKTETDRAVSLTTEQAGLYEAVVRETLAEIADADSMSRRGLIVKLLTGLKQICNHPAQYLKEERPRIVGRSGKLELLDELLDTILSEGASVLVFTQYVGMARLIERHLADRGVSSQFLHGGTPVPEREAMVRRFQDGVVPVFLLSLKAAGTGLNLTRAEHVVHYDRWWNPAVEAQATDRAYRIGQDRPVQVHRLIAEGTIEDRIAEMLHRKRELADAVLGSGEAALTELTDAELADLVELRGATR; translated from the coding sequence GTGCAGAGGATTCCCACGGCAACCCCCTCCCAAATCTCCGAACCGGCTCACTGCTGTGCCGTGTACGTGCCCGGCGACCCGGCCCGGGCCGGCCGCGTGGCCTTCTGGCGCCCCGACGGTGCTGACCCGCCGGTCGTGAACGGCGGCACCGTCGAGGAGCTGGGCGTCGTGCTGCCCGGCGGCGACGGCGTGGAGCTGGTCGACGTGCGGGCCGTCCTGCTGCCCGTCCGCGCGGCACTGCCCGTCCTCACGCGCGCGCGTGCTGCCCACGACGGACACCGGGCGACCGTGTTCTGGGGCGCGGCGGCCGTGCTGGGCCTGCAGTTCGTGGCCCGGGGGCTGCTGTTGCCCGGCCTGTCCCCCGGCGATCACGACGCCTGGCGTGCGGGACCGCTGCGCGCCGAGGACATCGAGAGCGTCCGTCGGCTCGCCGCCGCGATGCCGCCCGAGGCGCACGCCGTACCGCTGGACGGCACCGGGCCGCTGCGGCTGCCCGAGCCGGAGCGCCTGCTGCGGGCCTTCCTGGACGCGGTCGCCGACACGCTGCCCCGCTCCCCCGCCGCGTCGCTCGTGACGGGCGGCCCCGCCTTCGCCGGACAGGAGCCGCAGCACCTGCCCGAGCAGCGTGCGTGGGCCGCCGATGTGGCCGCGGGCCACGACGCGGGCGTACGGATCTCGCTGCGGATCGAAGTACCCGGTCTCGCCTCGGCGGGCGACGACACGTCGCTGACCTTCCGGGCCGTGCTCCAGGTGCACAGCGTCAACGACCCCTCGCTCGTCGCGGACGCCGCCGAGGTGTGGGCCGGGACGGACGCCACCAGCCGGGCCTTCGGCCCGCGCGCGCGGATGGACGCGCTGCTCGCCCTCAGGCGCGCGGCCCGGGCCTGGCCCGCACTCACTCCCCTGCTGTCGGCCGCCGTGCCGGACGTCGTCGAACTCGCCGACGAGGAGACCACTGAGCTCCTCGGCGACGGCTCCGCGGCCCTTGCCGGCGCCGGTGTCGACGTGCACTGGCCAAGGGAGCTGGCCCGCGAACTGACCGCCCGCGCGGTCGTCGGTCCAGCGGACGACGAGAAGGTGCCCGCGAAGCTCTCCTCGGACGCGCCGTCGTTCCTGTCGGCGGACGCGCTGCTCGCGTTCAACTGGCGGTTCGCGCTGGGCGACCAGCGGCTCACGCGCGAGGAGCTGGACCGGCTTGCCGAGGCGAATCGCCCTGTGGTGCGGCTGCGTGACCAATGGGTGCTGATCGACCCTCAGGAGGTGCGCCGCGCCCGCGGGCAGCAGGACCGCAAGCTCACCCCTCTCGACGCGCTCGGCGCCGCCCTGACGGGCTCGACGGAGGTCGACGGCCGTCGGGTCGAGGTGGAGCCGACCGGCTGGCTGGCGGCGCTGCGGGAGCGGCTGGCGGACCCGGAGGCGCAGGAACCGGTCGAACAGCCCTCCGCGCTCGCCGCCGAACTGCGCGACTACCAGCGGCGCGGCCTGTCCTGGCTGGCCCGGACGACGTCCCTGGGGCTCGGCTGCTGTCTCGCCGACGACATGGGACTCGGCAAGACGATCACCCTGATCGCCCTGCATCTGCACCGGCAGACGGACGCGTCGGCCGCCGGTCCGACCCTCGTGGTCTGTCCGACGTCCCTGATGGGCAACTGGCAGCGCGAGATCGAGAAGTTCGCGCCCGGCACACCGGTGCGCCGCTTCCACGGCTCACGGCGCGACCTGGCGGGCGTGGCCGACGGGGAGTTCGTCCTCACGACGTACGGCACGATGCGGCTGGACGCGCGGCGGCTGGCCGAGGTGCCGTGGGGTCTGGTGGTGGCGGACGAGGCCCAGCATGTGAAGAACCCGTACTCGGCGACCGCGCGGGCGCTGCGTTCCATCGGCGCACGCGCGCGTGTGGCCCTGACCGGCACGCCGGTCGAGAACAACCTCTCGGAGCTGTGGGCGATCCTCGACTGGACCACCCCTGGGCTGCTCGGTCGCCTCGGCACGTTCCGCACCCGGTACGCGCAGGCCGTCGAGGGCGGCCAGGACCCGACCGCGGCGGAGCGGCTCACCCGGCTCGTACGACCGTTTCTGCTGCGGCGCCGCAAGTCGGATCCGGGCATCGCGCCCGAGCTGCCCCCGAAGACCGAGACCGATCGGGCGGTGTCGCTCACCACGGAACAGGCGGGGCTGTACGAGGCCGTGGTGCGCGAGACGCTCGCGGAGATCGCGGACGCCGACAGCATGTCCCGGCGCGGACTGATCGTGAAGCTGCTGACCGGTCTGAAGCAGATCTGCAACCACCCGGCGCAGTACCTCAAGGAGGAGCGGCCGAGGATCGTGGGGCGCTCCGGGAAGCTCGAGCTGCTCGACGAGTTGCTCGACACGATCCTCTCCGAGGGGGCGAGCGTTCTGGTCTTCACGCAGTACGTGGGCATGGCCCGGCTGATCGAGCGGCATCTGGCGGACCGGGGGGTGTCCTCGCAGTTCCTGCACGGCGGGACACCCGTCCCCGAGCGCGAGGCGATGGTGCGGCGCTTCCAGGACGGTGTGGTCCCCGTGTTCCTGCTGTCATTGAAGGCGGCGGGGACAGGCCTGAATCTCACGCGGGCCGAGCATGTCGTGCACTACGACCGCTGGTGGAACCCCGCCGTCGAGGCGCAGGCGACGGACCGCGCGTACCGCATCGGCCAGGACCGGCCCGTGCAGGTGCACCGGCTGATCGCCGAGGGAACCATCGAGGACCGTATCGCCGAGATGCTGCACCGCAAGCGGGAGCTGGCCGACGCGGTGCTGGGCTCCGGCGAGGCCGCGCTGACGGAGCTGACGGACGCGGAACTTGCCGATCTGGTGGAGCTGCGAGGGGCGACGCGATGA
- a CDS encoding SWF or SNF family helicase encodes MNQYDETERTFAALPPAHGRGFALTWWGRAWLKALEDAALDTQQVKTGRRLARAGAVGAVSVRPGRITAVVQDRDGTAQRADVLLEELSAEQWDRFLAMAVERAGHVAALLDRDMPPHLVEDAATAGVELLPGMGDLEPTCDCGAWDHCGHTAALCYQVARLLDEDPFVLLLLRGRGERALLDDLQTRSAAPAEEAAEGPAEAEGVDAVAAYAAGDILPPLPAPPEPPAEPGLPPSLDTDARPAPGVEPAALEFLAARTAVAAHRLLSEALRGGVGQEELTVAQDAVRLAAGAPAGALADRLAEGSGRGTAELALAVQAWQYGGVAGLSVLEEEWAVEGETLARARAALEAAWDNEERPALSARANRWTVVGAASQLRLGRDGRWWPYRKAGDRWVPVAGGDQDPATALAAAEAARGEEIC; translated from the coding sequence ATGAATCAGTACGACGAGACAGAGCGGACGTTCGCCGCGCTGCCGCCCGCGCACGGGAGGGGTTTCGCGCTCACCTGGTGGGGCCGGGCCTGGCTGAAGGCCCTGGAGGACGCGGCGCTGGACACGCAGCAAGTGAAGACGGGCCGTCGGCTCGCGCGCGCGGGTGCCGTGGGCGCGGTGTCGGTGCGGCCGGGGCGGATCACCGCGGTGGTGCAGGACCGGGACGGTACGGCACAGCGGGCCGATGTGCTGCTGGAGGAGCTGTCGGCCGAGCAATGGGACCGCTTCCTGGCGATGGCGGTCGAGCGGGCTGGGCATGTCGCGGCGCTGCTCGACCGCGACATGCCACCGCACCTCGTGGAGGACGCGGCGACGGCCGGTGTCGAACTGCTGCCGGGCATGGGCGATCTGGAGCCCACGTGCGACTGTGGCGCCTGGGACCACTGCGGGCACACGGCGGCTCTGTGCTATCAGGTGGCCCGCCTGCTGGACGAGGATCCGTTCGTCCTGCTGCTGTTGCGCGGGCGCGGTGAACGCGCCCTGCTGGACGACCTGCAGACCCGCAGCGCGGCGCCCGCGGAAGAAGCCGCCGAAGGGCCGGCCGAGGCGGAGGGAGTGGACGCCGTGGCGGCGTACGCGGCCGGGGACATCCTGCCCCCGCTGCCCGCCCCGCCCGAGCCCCCGGCGGAGCCCGGGCTGCCGCCGTCCCTGGACACCGACGCCAGGCCCGCGCCCGGAGTCGAACCGGCCGCCCTGGAGTTCCTGGCTGCCAGAACGGCGGTGGCCGCGCACCGTCTGCTGTCCGAGGCGCTGCGGGGCGGCGTTGGGCAGGAGGAGCTGACGGTGGCCCAGGACGCCGTACGGCTGGCCGCGGGGGCTCCCGCAGGGGCCCTGGCCGACCGGCTCGCCGAGGGGTCCGGTCGCGGCACGGCCGAACTCGCGTTGGCGGTGCAGGCGTGGCAGTACGGCGGCGTCGCCGGGCTGTCCGTGCTCGAAGAGGAGTGGGCGGTCGAGGGCGAGACCCTCGCACGCGCGCGTGCCGCCCTGGAAGCGGCCTGGGACAACGAGGAGCGGCCGGCACTGAGCGCGCGGGCCAACCGGTGGACGGTCGTCGGCGCGGCGAGCCAGCTGCGCCTGGGGCGCGACGGTCGCTGGTGGCCGTATCGGAAGGCAGGCGACCGCTGGGTGCCCGTGGCAGGCGGGGACCAGGACCCGGCGACGGCGCTGGCCGCGGCGGAGGCCGCACGTGGGGAGGAGATCTGCTGA
- a CDS encoding class I SAM-dependent methyltransferase, giving the protein MSDDRTHVQEFFTARAADWDSRFPDDGPAYAAAVAELGLREGDRVLDAGCGTGRALPPLRAAVGASGVVLGADLTPAMLQAAVRAGRDRDGQLLLADVAALPLRSDSLDAVFAAGLIAHLSNPAENLRELARVVRPRGGLALFHPIGRAALAARQGRQITADDLRAEPNLRPLLAGSGWTLTSYVDEDDRFLALAVRDS; this is encoded by the coding sequence ATGAGCGACGACCGTACGCACGTCCAGGAGTTCTTCACGGCCCGCGCGGCCGACTGGGACAGCCGGTTCCCCGACGACGGCCCCGCCTACGCGGCCGCGGTCGCCGAGCTCGGCCTGCGGGAGGGCGATCGCGTCCTCGACGCCGGCTGTGGCACCGGGCGTGCCCTGCCGCCGCTGCGTGCGGCCGTGGGCGCCTCTGGAGTGGTCCTAGGGGCCGATCTGACCCCCGCCATGCTGCAGGCCGCCGTACGGGCCGGACGGGACCGTGACGGGCAGTTGCTGCTTGCGGACGTGGCGGCGCTGCCGCTGCGCTCGGATTCGCTCGACGCGGTCTTCGCGGCCGGTCTGATCGCCCATCTGTCCAACCCGGCGGAGAACCTGCGGGAGTTGGCGCGCGTGGTGCGCCCCCGCGGCGGGCTCGCCCTCTTCCATCCGATCGGCCGCGCGGCGCTCGCCGCCCGCCAGGGACGGCAGATCACCGCGGACGACCTGCGCGCGGAGCCCAACCTCCGGCCGCTGCTTGCCGGTTCGGGGTGGACCCTGACGTCATACGTCGACGAGGACGACCGCTTCCTCGCCCTGGCCGTCCGGGACAGCTGA
- a CDS encoding esterase-like activity of phytase family protein: MSPHVTGRRRVHRCVAAGVPLAVVAALLAAAPATGAPSQDARVIRTATLGDIPLGTFSNALLPGTVADDRGVDLGGIGSDIYPAGREGEFWTVTDRGPNGQIKVDGKNRRTFPVPGFDPAIVKIRVSGDSVRVLDAIPITTSSGKPVTGLSNQEGRDEAPFSYDARTPLTYDPNGLDTEGIVRGKDGTFWLVDEYGPSLVHVSARGKVLKRYVPKGLNLTGADYPVVEALPAVLLHRKINRGFEGLALLPCGDLVMAVQSPLSLPDKDAGEASRTTRLLRFSPKKQAVTAEYAYRFDPVNVVDPSEDDTSELKISSVVAVGGDRLLVEERTDKAARLQLVRLDRDANILGSSWDDETTSPALEQLDDPAASGVPVLGKRLVVDLGTVAGVPGKIEGVARVDRDTLALINDNDFGMTDGTEAFDAQGRLVDSGIETTVVYVRLPRGI, from the coding sequence ATGTCCCCACATGTCACCGGCCGGCGCCGTGTCCACCGTTGCGTCGCGGCGGGTGTGCCCCTCGCCGTGGTCGCCGCTCTGCTGGCGGCGGCCCCGGCCACGGGCGCCCCCTCCCAGGACGCGCGGGTCATCCGCACGGCGACCCTCGGCGACATCCCGCTCGGCACGTTCAGCAACGCGCTGCTGCCCGGCACGGTGGCCGACGACCGGGGCGTGGACCTGGGCGGCATCGGCAGCGACATCTACCCGGCGGGCCGCGAGGGCGAGTTCTGGACGGTCACCGACCGTGGGCCCAACGGCCAGATCAAGGTGGACGGCAAGAACCGCCGCACCTTCCCGGTGCCCGGCTTCGACCCGGCGATCGTGAAGATCCGGGTCTCCGGCGACTCCGTGAGGGTGCTGGACGCGATCCCGATCACCACGTCCTCCGGCAAGCCCGTCACCGGTCTGTCGAACCAGGAGGGGCGTGACGAGGCGCCGTTCTCCTACGACGCGCGGACGCCGCTGACGTACGACCCGAACGGGCTGGACACCGAGGGCATCGTCCGTGGCAAGGACGGCACCTTCTGGCTGGTCGACGAGTACGGGCCCTCGCTCGTGCATGTCTCCGCGCGCGGGAAGGTGCTCAAGCGGTACGTGCCCAAGGGGCTGAACCTCACCGGCGCGGACTACCCGGTCGTGGAGGCGCTGCCCGCCGTGCTGCTGCACCGGAAGATCAACCGCGGTTTCGAAGGGCTCGCCCTGCTGCCGTGCGGCGATCTGGTGATGGCGGTGCAGAGCCCGCTGTCCCTGCCGGACAAGGACGCCGGAGAGGCGTCGCGTACGACGCGGCTGCTGCGGTTCTCGCCGAAGAAGCAGGCCGTCACCGCCGAGTACGCCTACCGCTTCGACCCGGTGAACGTCGTCGACCCGAGCGAGGACGACACCTCCGAGCTCAAGATCTCCTCGGTGGTCGCGGTGGGCGGTGACCGGCTGCTGGTCGAGGAGCGCACCGACAAGGCCGCCCGGCTGCAGCTCGTACGCCTGGACCGCGACGCGAACATCCTCGGCAGCTCCTGGGACGACGAGACGACCTCGCCGGCGCTGGAGCAGCTCGACGACCCGGCCGCCTCGGGCGTCCCGGTGCTCGGCAAGCGGCTGGTCGTCGACCTGGGGACGGTGGCCGGTGTGCCCGGCAAGATCGAGGGCGTCGCGCGCGTGGACCGTGACACGCTCGCGCTGATCAACGACAACGACTTCGGCATGACGGACGGCACGGAGGCGTTCGACGCGCAGGGCCGGCTGGTCGACAGCGGGATCGAGACGACCGTGGTCTACGTGCGGCTGCCGCGCGGGATCTGA
- a CDS encoding sensor histidine kinase: protein MRTPRRNPGTGAEAPSPPPARGRRAHAGPPADEGPQDTSGADTTEGPTRAGQHWHIRPRTVRAKIVCLLMVPVVSLLALWAYATVSTVQDIARLRQLQRVDSDVRAPVAATVAALQAERVAAVRHATEPSTEAGADLERLAESTDRAVAKLRLGDRNTVADGQELPAGVAQRLETFVTGTERLRSLRTDVLDRRAGWDEAYERYTKTISTAFGVGGALTGIQDAELGSDARVLLEFSRAGEALAQEDVLLSSARLAGGLDGERLRLFTGAVDTRRAITEAAVTDLRGDERAAWRNLAEGGDYAAVVSIEDKVLTGRPGSGAIKAAPETAWDPAHARVQGGIRAIEQNAAQGVADRADPFTRGLLTPAGAAVLLGLAAVAASLVISVRIGRGLVVELVSLRNGALEIARRKLPEAMRKLRAGEEIDVRAEAPPGPPAEDEVGQVAEALGTVHRAALRAAVERAELASGISGVFVNLARRSQILVHRQLSLLDSMERRSDDPNELSDLFRLDHLTTRMRRHAESLIILSGAAPGRAWRMPVSLTNVVRAAVSEIEDYARVEVRQLPEALVIGAAVADLTHLLAELVENAAQFSPPHTRVRVTGEPVGNGYAIEVEDRGLGMGKETLAEANRRIVQSETLDLFDSDRLGLFVVSRLAARHDIKVHLRTSPYGGTTAVVLLPTALLHSGVPERSRDKAADPEHEYARVPGGPLPQEAVPTPGDRPALVAPVPAATQAGPETPPPGVATLRLHRPVEPAEGSEDLPRRVRQASLAPQLRERRPADTAQPSAPRNDDQRTPELVRDRMAAYRAGWARGGGRQPGRGATPDPADGSDSSEGAPA from the coding sequence ATGCGTACACCCCGTAGGAACCCCGGCACAGGCGCCGAGGCGCCGTCCCCACCCCCCGCGCGCGGCCGCCGCGCCCACGCCGGACCACCGGCCGACGAAGGCCCGCAGGACACGTCGGGCGCGGATACGACAGAGGGACCCACGCGCGCGGGGCAGCACTGGCACATCCGTCCGCGCACCGTGCGCGCCAAGATCGTCTGCCTGCTGATGGTGCCCGTCGTGTCGCTGCTGGCCCTGTGGGCGTACGCCACTGTCAGCACCGTCCAGGACATCGCCAGGCTGCGGCAGTTGCAGCGCGTGGACTCCGACGTCCGCGCTCCCGTAGCGGCCACCGTGGCCGCACTCCAGGCCGAGCGGGTCGCCGCCGTACGGCACGCCACCGAACCCTCCACCGAGGCCGGCGCCGACCTTGAGCGCCTCGCCGAAAGCACGGACCGGGCGGTGGCGAAACTGCGGCTCGGCGACCGCAACACCGTCGCCGACGGACAGGAACTGCCCGCGGGAGTCGCCCAGCGGCTGGAAACCTTCGTCACCGGCACCGAGCGACTGCGGTCGCTGCGGACCGACGTACTGGACCGACGCGCCGGATGGGACGAGGCGTACGAGCGGTACACGAAGACCATCTCCACGGCCTTCGGCGTGGGCGGCGCCCTCACCGGTATCCAGGACGCCGAACTCGGCTCCGACGCACGCGTACTGCTGGAGTTCTCCCGCGCGGGAGAGGCCCTGGCCCAGGAGGACGTACTGCTGTCGAGCGCGCGCCTCGCGGGTGGCCTCGACGGCGAGCGGCTGCGGCTGTTCACCGGCGCGGTCGACACCCGTCGGGCCATCACCGAGGCCGCCGTCACCGACCTGCGCGGCGACGAGCGCGCCGCCTGGCGGAACCTCGCCGAGGGCGGCGACTACGCCGCCGTGGTCTCCATCGAGGACAAGGTCCTGACCGGCCGCCCGGGATCCGGGGCGATCAAGGCCGCGCCCGAAACAGCCTGGGACCCCGCACACGCGCGCGTGCAGGGCGGCATACGCGCCATCGAGCAGAACGCCGCCCAGGGGGTGGCCGACCGGGCCGACCCGTTCACCCGAGGTCTGCTCACCCCGGCGGGCGCCGCCGTTCTGCTCGGCCTGGCCGCCGTCGCCGCGTCCCTTGTCATCTCCGTACGCATCGGACGCGGCCTCGTCGTCGAACTGGTCAGCCTGCGCAACGGCGCCCTCGAGATCGCCCGCCGCAAACTCCCCGAAGCCATGCGGAAACTGCGCGCGGGCGAGGAGATCGACGTGCGGGCCGAGGCCCCGCCCGGGCCGCCCGCCGAGGACGAGGTCGGCCAGGTCGCCGAAGCTCTCGGCACCGTGCACCGGGCCGCGCTGCGCGCCGCCGTGGAGCGTGCCGAACTCGCCAGCGGAATCTCCGGCGTCTTCGTCAACCTCGCCCGCCGCAGCCAGATCCTCGTCCACCGCCAGCTGAGCCTCCTGGACAGCATGGAACGCCGCTCCGACGATCCGAACGAACTGAGCGACCTGTTCCGGCTCGACCACCTCACCACCCGGATGCGGCGCCACGCAGAGAGCCTGATCATCCTCTCCGGCGCGGCCCCCGGCCGAGCCTGGCGCATGCCGGTCTCCCTGACCAACGTGGTCCGCGCGGCCGTCTCCGAAATCGAGGACTACGCGCGCGTGGAGGTACGACAGCTCCCCGAAGCCCTCGTCATCGGCGCCGCCGTCGCCGACCTCACCCATCTGCTGGCCGAGCTCGTCGAGAACGCCGCCCAGTTCTCGCCCCCGCACACGCGCGTACGCGTCACCGGGGAGCCCGTCGGTAACGGATACGCCATCGAGGTCGAGGACCGCGGCCTGGGCATGGGCAAGGAGACCCTCGCCGAAGCCAACCGCCGTATCGTCCAGTCCGAAACTCTCGACCTGTTCGACAGCGACCGGCTCGGCCTCTTCGTCGTCAGCAGGCTCGCGGCACGCCACGACATCAAGGTGCACCTGCGCACCTCCCCCTACGGCGGCACCACCGCGGTCGTCCTGCTGCCCACCGCCCTGCTGCACAGTGGCGTGCCGGAACGTTCCCGCGACAAGGCGGCGGACCCGGAACACGAGTACGCGCGCGTGCCCGGCGGCCCCCTCCCTCAGGAGGCCGTCCCCACCCCAGGCGACCGGCCCGCCCTGGTGGCCCCCGTCCCGGCCGCCACGCAGGCCGGCCCCGAAACCCCGCCTCCCGGAGTCGCCACCTTGCGCCTGCACCGTCCTGTCGAACCTGCCGAAGGCTCAGAAGACCTGCCCCGTCGGGTACGACAGGCCAGCCTCGCACCCCAACTGCGCGAGCGGCGCCCCGCGGACACGGCGCAGCCGTCCGCCCCCCGGAACGACGACCAGCGCACCCCCGAACTCGTACGCGACCGCATGGCGGCCTACCGCGCCGGATGGGCGCGCGGCGGCGGCCGCCAACCCGGCCGCGGCGCCACCCCCGACCCCGCAGACGGCAGTGACAGCAGTGAAGGAGCCCCGGCATGA
- a CDS encoding MHYT domain-containing protein — MGHLDHAAFGWLTPVLSYVMACTGAALGLRCTVRALGATGRSRRNWLITAASAIGTGIWTMHFVAMLGFSVSGTEIRYDVPLTVLSLLVAMIVVCAGVFAVGYGRDRARALLLGGLTTGLGVASMHYLGMAAVRLHGDVTYDPMRVALSVVIAVVAATAALWAALNIKSPVAVTVASLVMGVAVSSMHYTGMFAVRVQVTPSGEVLPGATAMQFVFPLAVGLGSYLFLTSAFVALSPTAGEREASASAQRPVESAAH, encoded by the coding sequence ATGGGACACCTGGACCACGCCGCCTTCGGCTGGCTGACCCCCGTACTGTCGTACGTCATGGCCTGCACAGGCGCCGCACTGGGCCTGCGCTGCACGGTCCGCGCGCTGGGCGCCACCGGCCGCTCGCGTCGCAACTGGCTGATCACAGCCGCATCGGCCATCGGCACCGGCATCTGGACCATGCACTTCGTGGCCATGCTCGGCTTCAGCGTCAGCGGCACCGAGATCCGCTACGACGTACCGCTCACCGTCCTCAGCCTCCTCGTGGCCATGATCGTCGTCTGCGCCGGCGTCTTCGCGGTCGGCTACGGCCGAGACCGGGCCCGCGCGCTGCTCCTCGGCGGCCTCACCACCGGGCTGGGCGTCGCGAGCATGCACTACCTGGGCATGGCGGCGGTACGCCTGCACGGTGACGTGACGTACGACCCGATGCGTGTCGCCCTCTCGGTCGTGATCGCCGTCGTCGCGGCGACCGCGGCCCTGTGGGCGGCGCTCAACATCAAGTCGCCCGTCGCGGTCACCGTCGCCTCCCTCGTCATGGGTGTGGCCGTGAGCAGCATGCACTACACCGGGATGTTCGCGGTGCGCGTGCAGGTCACGCCCTCCGGCGAGGTCCTGCCCGGGGCCACGGCGATGCAGTTCGTCTTCCCCCTCGCCGTCGGCCTCGGGTCCTATCTCTTCCTGACCTCCGCCTTCGTGGCGCTGTCGCCGACGGCGGGGGAGCGTGAGGCATCAGCATCGGCCCAGCGGCCCGTCGAGAGCGCCGCGCACTGA